A portion of the Cyanobacteria bacterium GSL.Bin1 genome contains these proteins:
- a CDS encoding F0F1 ATP synthase subunit gamma: protein MANLKEIRDRIDSVKNTRKITEAMRLVAAAKVRRAQEQVSSTRPFADRLAQVLYNLQTRLRFEDVDLPLLDNREVKSVGLLVVSGDRGLCGAYNANVIKRARQRAQELEAEGIDYKYILVGTKASQFFKRRQAPVEGTYTNLEQIPTAEEASTIADELLSLFLSETVDRVELIYTKFVSLISSRPVVQTLLPLDPQGLEVSDDEIFRLTTKGGDFQVEREKIESETRTQTYPRDMLFEQDPVQILDALLPLYLNNQLLRALQESAASELASRMTAMNNASDNATELIKTLTLSYNKARQAAITQEILEVVAGAEALG from the coding sequence ATGGCAAACTTAAAAGAAATTCGCGATCGCATTGATTCGGTGAAAAACACCCGTAAAATTACTGAAGCGATGCGCCTGGTTGCAGCCGCAAAAGTGCGACGGGCACAAGAGCAAGTCAGCTCCACTCGTCCCTTTGCTGACCGTCTAGCGCAAGTCCTATATAATCTGCAAACCCGCCTCCGTTTTGAAGATGTTGATCTACCACTACTTGACAACCGAGAAGTTAAGTCAGTGGGATTATTGGTTGTTTCGGGTGATCGGGGTTTATGTGGTGCTTATAATGCCAACGTTATTAAGCGAGCCCGTCAACGGGCACAGGAACTCGAAGCAGAAGGCATCGATTACAAATACATTTTAGTCGGAACTAAAGCCAGTCAGTTTTTCAAACGTCGTCAGGCGCCTGTTGAGGGGACTTACACTAACTTGGAACAAATTCCTACCGCAGAAGAAGCGTCCACTATTGCTGACGAACTTCTTTCCTTGTTCTTATCAGAAACCGTTGATCGCGTCGAACTAATTTATACAAAATTTGTTTCTTTAATTAGTTCTCGTCCGGTTGTTCAAACTTTACTCCCCTTGGATCCGCAAGGCTTGGAAGTCTCCGATGACGAAATTTTCCGTCTAACGACCAAAGGAGGAGACTTTCAGGTAGAACGGGAAAAAATTGAGAGCGAAACCCGGACCCAAACCTATCCTCGGGACATGTTATTTGAACAGGATCCGGTTCAAATCCTGGATGCTCTTTTACCCCTCTATCTGAATAATCAGTTATTGCGAGCCTTGCAAGAATCAGCCGCCAGTGAGCTAGCATCACGGATGACCGCCATGAACAACGCGAGTGATAACGCAACTGAATTAATTAAAACTTTGACCTTGTCTTATAACAAAGCCCGTCAAGCTGCCATTACCCAAGAAATTTTAGAGGTTGTTGCCGGAGCTGAAGCACTCGGTTAA
- the rpsG gene encoding 30S ribosomal protein S7, which yields MSRRSNVKKGPVPPDPVYNSRLVSMMIRRLMMDGKKSVASRILYDAFKLVEEKTNSDPLETFEQAVRNVTPLVQVKARRVGGATYQVPMEVRPERGTSLALRWLSQYSRSRSGKTMAIRFANEIIDAANETGSTIRKREETHKMAEANKAFAHYRY from the coding sequence ATGTCTCGTCGGAGTAACGTCAAAAAAGGTCCAGTTCCTCCCGATCCAGTTTATAATAGCCGTCTCGTGAGTATGATGATTCGGCGTTTAATGATGGATGGGAAAAAATCAGTTGCCTCACGAATCTTATACGATGCCTTTAAGCTCGTAGAAGAAAAAACTAACAGTGATCCTCTAGAAACGTTTGAGCAAGCAGTGCGTAATGTCACGCCACTCGTCCAAGTTAAAGCCAGACGGGTCGGTGGTGCTACCTATCAAGTGCCGATGGAAGTGCGCCCGGAAAGAGGAACCAGCCTTGCTTTGCGTTGGTTATCTCAGTATAGTCGCAGTCGTTCTGGCAAAACCATGGCGATTCGATTTGCCAACGAAATTATTGATGCGGCAAATGAAACGGGTAGCACCATTCGCAAACGGGAAGAAACTCATAAAATGGCAGAAGCCAACAAAGCCTTTGCTCACTACCGCTACTAA
- the tuf gene encoding elongation factor Tu, with the protein MAREKFERTKDHANIGTIGHVDHGKTTLTAALTLTLSYSGRAKARKYEDIDAAPEEKARGITINTAHVEYETDQRHYAHVDCPGHADYVKNMITGAAQMDGAILVVSAADGPMPQTREHILLARQVGISNLVVFLNKVDQVDDEELLELVELEVRELLSEYDFPGDEIPIIAGSALMAVEALTNKPDIAKGDNEWVDKIYDLMDAVDEYIPTPERDIDKPFLMAVEDVFSITGRGTVATGRIERGKVKVGEEVEIVGIHDTRKSTVTGVEMFQKTLDEGMAGDNVGILLRGIQKEDIERGMVLAKPGSITPHTQFEAEVYVLKKEEGGRHTPFFPNYRPQFYVRTTDVTGTITAFTADDGSAAEMVMPGDRVKMTVELINPVAIEQGMRFAIREGGRTIGAGVVSKIVK; encoded by the coding sequence ATGGCACGCGAAAAATTTGAACGTACAAAAGATCACGCCAACATTGGCACAATTGGTCATGTTGACCACGGTAAAACCACATTAACGGCCGCTTTGACCCTAACTTTATCCTATTCGGGTCGGGCAAAAGCACGGAAATACGAGGATATTGATGCGGCTCCTGAAGAAAAAGCACGAGGAATTACCATCAACACCGCTCATGTGGAGTATGAAACGGATCAGCGCCACTATGCCCATGTGGATTGCCCAGGACACGCTGACTATGTCAAAAACATGATCACTGGCGCGGCTCAGATGGATGGTGCAATTCTCGTGGTCTCTGCTGCGGATGGTCCCATGCCCCAAACTCGTGAGCACATTCTGCTGGCTCGTCAGGTCGGAATTTCTAATTTGGTGGTTTTCTTGAACAAAGTGGACCAGGTAGACGACGAAGAACTTTTAGAATTAGTAGAGCTAGAAGTGCGGGAGCTCCTAAGCGAGTACGATTTTCCTGGAGATGAGATTCCAATCATCGCCGGTTCAGCGTTAATGGCAGTGGAAGCCTTAACTAACAAACCCGACATTGCTAAAGGAGATAATGAGTGGGTTGATAAAATCTACGATTTAATGGATGCAGTAGATGAATATATTCCCACCCCAGAACGAGATATCGATAAGCCCTTCTTGATGGCAGTTGAAGACGTCTTCTCCATTACCGGTCGGGGAACGGTTGCAACCGGTCGGATTGAGCGCGGTAAGGTCAAAGTAGGAGAAGAAGTGGAAATTGTCGGGATCCACGATACCCGTAAAAGTACAGTGACTGGCGTGGAAATGTTCCAGAAAACTCTTGATGAAGGGATGGCTGGTGACAATGTTGGAATTCTTCTCCGGGGGATCCAGAAAGAGGACATTGAGCGCGGCATGGTATTGGCAAAGCCGGGCTCAATTACCCCTCATACCCAGTTTGAAGCTGAGGTTTATGTCTTGAAAAAAGAAGAAGGCGGTCGTCACACCCCTTTCTTTCCCAACTACCGCCCTCAGTTTTACGTGCGGACGACTGATGTAACGGGCACAATTACTGCATTTACTGCTGATGATGGGAGTGCAGCAGAAATGGTTATGCCCGGCGATCGCGTCAAAATGACCGTAGAACTCATTAACCCCGTTGCGATTGAACAAGGAATGCGCTTTGCGATTCGTGAAGGCGGTCGCACCATTGGTGCTGGCGTTGTTTCCAAAATCGTGAAATAG
- the rfbB gene encoding dTDP-glucose 4,6-dehydratase, producing the protein MVMVDSPRRLLVTGGAGFIGSNFVHYWLSHYPNDTVLVLDALTYAGNRNNLNDIQSHPNFYFVQGEISDRALVDTLLQDYQINTIAHFAAESHVDRSILAPDRFIQTNVIGTFTLLEAFRHYYPQIEGTGRFLHVSTDEVYGTLEPTDPPFRETTPYAPNSPYSASKAGSDHLVRAYYHTYQLPTLITNCSNNYGPYHYPEKLIPLICINILLGKTLPVYGDGQNVRDWLYVVDHCRALDTVLHNGQPGETYNIGGNNEVKNIDLVQILCQLMDELAPSLPVSPAQNLITFVKDRPGHDRRYAIDASKIKRELGWQPSVTVEEGLRETVAWYLNHRQWWEPLLSEEYQAYYQQVYSSL; encoded by the coding sequence ATGGTTATGGTAGATTCCCCTCGTCGTTTATTAGTTACAGGTGGCGCAGGCTTCATTGGCTCCAATTTTGTTCACTATTGGCTGAGCCATTACCCGAATGATACAGTTCTTGTGCTGGATGCCCTGACTTATGCGGGAAATCGGAATAACTTAAACGATATACAGTCCCATCCCAATTTTTATTTTGTCCAAGGGGAGATCAGCGATCGCGCTTTGGTGGATACTCTTCTCCAAGACTACCAGATTAATACCATTGCTCATTTTGCTGCGGAATCCCATGTTGACCGGTCAATTTTAGCCCCTGATCGTTTCATCCAAACGAACGTTATCGGAACGTTTACCCTCCTTGAAGCCTTTCGTCACTATTACCCCCAAATTGAAGGCACTGGACGATTTCTCCACGTCTCCACAGACGAAGTATATGGGACATTAGAGCCAACTGATCCACCGTTTCGAGAAACAACCCCCTACGCTCCAAATAGCCCTTATTCTGCCTCAAAAGCCGGGAGTGACCACCTGGTTCGTGCCTACTACCACACTTATCAACTCCCGACCTTAATTACTAACTGTTCTAATAACTATGGTCCGTATCATTATCCGGAAAAACTCATTCCGTTGATCTGTATTAATATCCTTTTAGGAAAAACGTTACCGGTTTATGGCGATGGTCAAAATGTTCGCGATTGGCTGTATGTTGTGGATCATTGTCGGGCTTTAGACACCGTTCTCCATAATGGGCAACCTGGCGAAACGTATAATATCGGCGGCAATAATGAAGTGAAAAATATTGACTTAGTTCAAATCTTGTGCCAACTCATGGATGAACTAGCGCCAAGTCTTCCTGTTTCCCCTGCTCAAAACTTAATCACTTTTGTTAAAGACCGTCCGGGACATGATCGCCGTTATGCCATTGATGCCAGTAAAATAAAAAGAGAGTTAGGTTGGCAACCGTCAGTAACCGTAGAAGAAGGATTGCGCGAAACCGTTGCCTGGTATCTCAACCATCGTCAGTGGTGGGAACCCTTATTATCAGAAGAATATCAGGCGTATTATCAACAAGTGTATTCCTCTCTTTAA
- a CDS encoding 30S ribosomal protein S12, with amino-acid sequence MPTIQQLIRKERSKLTQKTKSPALKQCPQRRGVCTRVYTATPKKPNSALRKVARVRLTSGYEVTAYIPGIGHNLQEHSVVLIRGGRVKDLPGVRYHIVRGTLDTTGVKDRRQGRSKYGTKRPKE; translated from the coding sequence ATGCCCACAATCCAACAACTCATTCGCAAAGAACGGTCAAAATTAACGCAAAAGACAAAATCGCCCGCTCTGAAACAGTGTCCCCAACGGCGAGGAGTGTGTACGCGGGTTTATACCGCAACGCCGAAAAAACCCAACTCTGCCTTGCGTAAAGTAGCAAGAGTCCGCCTGACCTCTGGCTATGAAGTGACTGCCTATATTCCTGGGATCGGTCACAACCTACAAGAGCATTCAGTGGTTCTCATTCGCGGTGGACGGGTTAAAGATTTACCCGGAGTTCGCTACCACATTGTTCGGGGGACTCTCGATACTACAGGAGTCAAAGATCGTCGTCAAGGGCGTTCCAAATATGGAACCAAACGCCCAAAAGAATAA
- a CDS encoding helix-turn-helix domain-containing protein: MYPSPSSDTNRPFVMWQRIADWAQTHYRERTFSKDERIPARAGLLYLVERGVIRLAGVSQDNRTSSKNLAEAEETFLGFVGSGQPFEIVSQSPYTLQAYAHVESTSVIWLYWKELDTWPYFRQEILESFRAQHQRKLIWLSTLGQRQTIDRLLGFITLLVEEHGKPIEQGYYLPFPLTHAQMGSAIGSTRVTVTRLMGKLRQKGKILMVEENLICLPHSPEPITH, translated from the coding sequence ATGTACCCTTCTCCTTCTTCTGACACGAATCGTCCCTTTGTCATGTGGCAAAGAATTGCCGATTGGGCACAAACCCATTATCGAGAACGTACCTTTAGTAAAGATGAGCGGATTCCTGCCCGTGCAGGATTATTATATTTAGTTGAACGAGGAGTGATTCGTTTAGCAGGAGTTTCTCAAGATAACCGCACCTCATCGAAAAATCTAGCCGAAGCCGAAGAAACATTCTTGGGCTTTGTGGGTAGCGGTCAACCCTTTGAAATTGTTTCTCAATCTCCTTATACTCTGCAAGCCTACGCTCATGTCGAATCAACTTCTGTCATTTGGTTGTATTGGAAAGAGCTTGATACTTGGCCCTATTTTCGTCAAGAAATTTTAGAATCCTTTCGCGCTCAACATCAGCGCAAATTAATTTGGCTCAGTACTCTCGGACAACGACAGACCATTGACCGATTACTTGGTTTTATTACCCTTTTGGTGGAAGAACACGGAAAACCAATTGAACAAGGGTACTATTTACCGTTTCCCCTCACTCATGCTCAAATGGGTAGTGCAATTGGCTCGACTCGGGTCACTGTTACTCGCTTAATGGGCAAACTCCGACAAAAGGGGAAGATTTTAATGGTGGAAGAAAATCTAATCTGTTTACCCCATTCTCCCGAACCGATTACTCACTAG
- the fusA gene encoding elongation factor G, producing MARTIPLERVRNIGIAAHIDAGKTTTTERILYYSGVAHKLGEVHDGNAVMDWMSQERERGITITAAAISTSWLDNKINIIDTPGHVDFTIEVERSMRVLDGVITVLCSVGGVQPQTETVWRQAERYSVPRIVFVNKMDRTGANFYKVYEQLRDRLRCNAVPIQLPIGAESDFLGLVDLVGMKAYIYNNDLGTDIEITEIPEEMMELAQEYRAKLVEAVAETDEELLEKYLAEETLSEEEIRSGLRKGTLNREIVPMLCGSAFKNKGVQLLLNAVVDYLPAPTEVPPIEGVLPDGTEATRPSSDDEPLAALAFKVAADPYGRLTFVRIYSGVLQKGSYVYNATKDKKERLSRLIVMKSNDRIEVDELRAGELGAIVGLKNTTTGDTLCDENNPIILESIFIPEPVISVAVEPKTKADMEKLSKALQALADEDPTFRVTTDPETNQTVIAGMGELHLEILVDRMLREYKVEANIGQPQVAYRETIRQPGNAEGKFIRQSGGKGQYGHVVLEVEPGEPGTGFEFTSKIVGGVIPKEYIPSVEEGIKETCESGILAGYPLIDLKVRLVDGSYHDVDSSEMAFKIAGSMGIRAAVKKASPALLEPMMKVEVEVPEDFLGDVMGDLNSRRGQIGNMNTEDGIAKISAEVPLAEMFGYATDIRSKTQGRGIFTMEFSHYAEVPNHVAEAVIAKTQGNA from the coding sequence ATGGCACGTACTATTCCCCTAGAACGAGTCCGCAATATCGGAATCGCTGCCCATATTGATGCCGGGAAGACAACGACAACCGAACGCATCTTATATTACTCAGGGGTTGCGCATAAACTGGGGGAAGTTCATGATGGAAATGCGGTTATGGATTGGATGTCTCAAGAAAGAGAACGAGGCATCACCATTACTGCAGCAGCAATTAGTACCAGCTGGCTCGATAACAAAATTAATATTATCGATACCCCGGGTCACGTGGATTTCACCATCGAAGTAGAACGTTCCATGCGAGTGTTAGACGGGGTGATTACGGTTCTGTGTTCTGTGGGAGGCGTGCAACCCCAAACCGAAACGGTATGGCGACAAGCCGAACGCTACAGTGTGCCCAGAATTGTCTTTGTTAACAAGATGGATCGCACCGGTGCTAACTTCTATAAAGTTTATGAACAATTGCGCGATCGGCTGCGTTGCAATGCGGTTCCCATTCAACTGCCCATTGGTGCTGAGAGTGACTTTTTAGGACTCGTTGACCTCGTGGGAATGAAGGCTTACATCTACAACAATGACTTGGGAACGGATATTGAAATCACCGAAATTCCTGAGGAGATGATGGAGCTAGCTCAAGAGTATCGTGCCAAGCTTGTAGAAGCAGTTGCAGAAACGGATGAAGAACTTCTTGAAAAATATCTTGCTGAAGAAACCTTAAGTGAGGAAGAAATCCGCAGTGGACTGCGTAAAGGAACCTTAAACCGAGAAATTGTTCCCATGTTATGCGGGTCGGCGTTCAAGAATAAAGGTGTACAGCTTTTATTGAACGCAGTGGTGGATTATCTCCCGGCGCCAACAGAAGTCCCTCCCATTGAAGGGGTACTCCCAGATGGTACGGAAGCCACTCGTCCTTCTAGCGATGACGAACCGTTAGCAGCCTTGGCATTTAAAGTGGCAGCGGATCCGTATGGTCGGTTAACCTTTGTGCGGATTTACTCAGGAGTGCTGCAGAAAGGCAGTTATGTTTATAACGCCACTAAGGATAAAAAAGAACGCCTCTCGCGCTTGATTGTGATGAAATCCAATGATCGGATTGAAGTGGATGAGCTCAGAGCAGGGGAACTTGGCGCGATCGTGGGCTTGAAAAATACAACCACTGGGGATACCCTTTGTGATGAAAATAACCCCATTATTTTAGAGTCCATTTTCATTCCCGAACCGGTTATTTCTGTGGCGGTTGAGCCAAAAACTAAGGCAGACATGGAGAAACTCTCCAAAGCCCTGCAAGCACTAGCGGACGAAGACCCGACTTTTCGGGTGACCACTGATCCAGAAACGAATCAAACGGTCATTGCTGGCATGGGAGAACTCCACCTGGAAATTCTCGTGGATCGGATGTTACGGGAGTATAAAGTTGAAGCGAATATTGGTCAGCCTCAAGTTGCTTATCGCGAAACCATTCGCCAACCAGGAAATGCGGAAGGGAAATTCATTCGTCAAAGCGGCGGTAAAGGACAATATGGTCATGTTGTCTTAGAAGTGGAACCTGGAGAACCAGGGACTGGTTTTGAATTTACTTCTAAAATTGTCGGTGGGGTCATTCCAAAAGAATACATTCCTTCAGTGGAAGAAGGGATCAAAGAAACCTGTGAATCTGGTATATTAGCAGGTTATCCCCTGATTGATTTGAAAGTCAGATTAGTTGATGGGTCTTACCATGATGTGGACTCCTCAGAAATGGCTTTCAAAATAGCCGGTTCGATGGGGATTCGCGCAGCAGTGAAGAAAGCTAGCCCAGCCTTGCTAGAGCCAATGATGAAGGTGGAAGTTGAAGTTCCTGAAGATTTCTTAGGGGACGTTATGGGTGACCTCAACTCTCGTCGCGGTCAAATCGGTAATATGAATACCGAAGATGGGATTGCCAAAATTTCGGCAGAAGTCCCACTCGCGGAGATGTTTGGTTATGCTACTGACATCCGCTCGAAAACGCAAGGTCGAGGCATCTTTACGATGGAATTCAGTCACTATGCTGAAGTTCCCAATCATGTTGCTGAAGCCGTCATTGCCAAAACTCAAGGGAACGCATAA
- a CDS encoding DUF4332 domain-containing protein, with product MQGKSWPIANLPRLDESTRSRLEALGIHTTQDLLQKAQTAVEKSAIAQQLQLKPQQINKWLIMADLARVESVGCEYCGLLLHAGIASISQLSQMHPQKLHRQILRLQVSLFKRKDCCPPVETVQKWIIDARQLARSR from the coding sequence ATGCAAGGAAAAAGCTGGCCCATTGCTAATTTACCGCGCTTAGACGAAAGCACCCGATCGCGCCTGGAAGCCCTAGGAATTCATACCACACAGGACTTGTTACAAAAAGCGCAAACCGCAGTCGAAAAAAGCGCGATCGCGCAACAGCTGCAACTCAAACCGCAACAGATTAATAAATGGCTGATTATGGCAGATTTAGCCCGAGTTGAGAGTGTGGGCTGTGAATATTGCGGATTACTTCTCCATGCGGGAATCGCTTCGATTTCCCAGTTGAGTCAAATGCATCCGCAAAAACTGCATCGGCAAATTCTACGCTTACAGGTCTCTCTCTTCAAGCGCAAAGACTGTTGTCCACCGGTGGAAACCGTTCAAAAATGGATTATTGATGCGCGTCAGCTTGCGCGATCGCGGTAA
- the atpA gene encoding F0F1 ATP synthase subunit alpha has product VASTLEERGALDYTVIVAANASDPATLQYLAPYAGAAIAEYFMYQGKATLVIYDDLTKQAQAYRQLSLLLRRPPGREAYPGDVFYLHSRLLERAAKLNEELGEGSMTALPIIETQAGDVSAYIPTNVISITDGQIFLSSDLFNSGFRPAINVGISVSRVGSSAQIKAMKQVAGKLKLELAQFAELEAFAQFASDLDQATQKQLARGQRLREMLKQPQNSPLSVSEQIAVVYSGINGYLDDLPVEKVTDFVQGLREYVTNSKPEFAEVISSEKKLVEKAENLLKEAISEYKETFKASM; this is encoded by the coding sequence GGTAGCCAGTACCCTCGAAGAACGGGGAGCTTTAGACTACACAGTTATTGTTGCCGCCAACGCCAGTGACCCAGCGACGCTACAATATCTTGCCCCTTACGCCGGTGCTGCGATCGCGGAGTACTTTATGTATCAGGGTAAGGCAACCTTAGTTATTTACGATGACTTAACTAAGCAAGCGCAAGCCTACCGTCAATTGTCGCTTCTCCTCCGCCGTCCGCCCGGTCGGGAAGCGTATCCCGGAGATGTTTTCTATCTCCACTCCCGCTTGTTAGAACGGGCAGCAAAACTCAACGAAGAGTTGGGGGAAGGCAGTATGACCGCACTGCCCATCATTGAAACTCAAGCGGGTGACGTTTCGGCGTACATTCCCACGAATGTGATTTCGATTACTGACGGACAGATTTTCTTGTCTTCAGACTTATTCAACTCCGGTTTCCGTCCAGCCATTAATGTCGGGATTTCCGTTTCCCGTGTGGGTTCATCCGCGCAAATCAAAGCAATGAAGCAAGTTGCCGGAAAACTAAAGCTAGAACTAGCGCAGTTTGCTGAACTCGAAGCCTTTGCTCAGTTTGCATCTGACTTAGACCAAGCCACTCAAAAACAACTGGCCCGGGGTCAACGCTTACGGGAAATGCTCAAACAGCCCCAAAACTCTCCTTTGTCGGTGAGCGAACAAATTGCAGTAGTTTATTCCGGCATTAATGGTTATCTCGATGATCTGCCAGTGGAAAAAGTAACCGACTTTGTGCAAGGGTTGCGGGAATATGTGACCAATAGCAAGCCTGAGTTTGCGGAAGTGATTAGTTCTGAGAAGAAGCTGGTGGAAAAAGCAGAAAACCTGCTTAAAGAAGCAATTTCTGAGTACAAAGAAACCTTCAAAGCCTCCATGTAA
- the rpsJ gene encoding 30S ribosomal protein S10: protein MATIQQQKIRIRLKGFDRRLLDTSCDKIVETAKRTDANAVGPIPLPTKRKIYCVLRSPHVNKDSREHFETRTHRRIIDIYQPSSKTIDALMKLDLPAGVDIEVKL from the coding sequence ATGGCAACTATCCAGCAGCAAAAAATTCGGATTCGTCTCAAAGGATTTGATCGGCGTTTACTTGATACCTCCTGCGACAAAATTGTAGAAACAGCAAAGCGCACCGATGCCAATGCCGTGGGACCGATTCCCCTCCCCACAAAACGGAAAATTTATTGTGTTTTGCGCTCTCCCCACGTGAATAAAGACTCTCGGGAACACTTTGAAACGCGGACGCACCGCCGAATTATTGATATTTATCAACCGTCTTCTAAGACCATTGATGCATTGATGAAGCTTGACCTCCCGGCAGGCGTTGATATTGAAGTGAAATTGTAA